The proteins below are encoded in one region of Fibrella aestuarina BUZ 2:
- a CDS encoding extracellular catalytic domain type 1 short-chain-length polyhydroxyalkanoate depolymerase, with translation MNTVWVSMLALGAALSVGLVQSPAGHRVVTPIDQDTLRHDGQVRTYRLHLPPSYAQHTGPIPLLIALHGGGGSGQQFETQSGLSDKADREGFAVVYPDGQANPGVLGLRTWNAGWCCGQRAATQRTDDVGFVRQLIDKLTQTYRLDPKRVYATGHSNGAMLCYRLACELPDKIAAIAPNAGTMQVKSACRPARLMPILHIHSAQDHNVPYNGGVGSRSLNGQWNPSVDSSLTVFAKLARCLTTKPTVHPANGYTVYKWTTCEQGTELHFYLTDDGGHSWPGGQKRVRRLGDPPSMVVNANDLLWAFVKNYTLP, from the coding sequence ATGAACACGGTTTGGGTAAGTATGCTGGCCCTTGGGGCTGCCCTGTCGGTTGGGCTGGTGCAGTCGCCAGCAGGGCATCGGGTGGTAACCCCCATTGATCAGGACACGTTACGGCACGATGGGCAGGTACGTACCTACCGGCTGCATTTGCCCCCCAGCTATGCCCAACATACCGGGCCAATACCGCTCTTGATTGCCCTGCACGGTGGCGGCGGAAGCGGACAACAGTTCGAAACGCAGTCGGGACTGAGCGACAAAGCCGATCGGGAAGGTTTTGCGGTGGTGTACCCGGATGGGCAGGCGAACCCCGGCGTGCTGGGTCTACGTACCTGGAACGCGGGCTGGTGCTGCGGGCAACGCGCGGCTACGCAACGCACCGACGATGTGGGATTTGTGCGGCAGCTGATCGACAAGCTCACCCAGACCTACCGCCTCGACCCAAAGCGGGTCTATGCCACGGGCCACTCCAACGGTGCCATGCTCTGCTACCGGCTTGCCTGCGAACTGCCCGACAAAATCGCTGCTATTGCCCCAAACGCGGGTACCATGCAGGTCAAATCGGCTTGCCGACCCGCCCGCCTGATGCCGATATTGCACATCCACTCGGCGCAGGACCACAATGTGCCTTACAATGGGGGCGTTGGCAGCCGAAGCCTGAACGGCCAATGGAACCCGTCGGTCGATAGCAGCCTAACGGTGTTTGCCAAACTAGCTCGTTGCCTAACCACCAAACCGACCGTGCATCCGGCAAATGGCTATACCGTGTATAAGTGGACAACCTGCGAGCAGGGTACTGAACTGCACTTTTACCTAACCGACGACGGTGGGCATTCGTGGCCGGGTGGTCAGAAACGTGTTCGCCGCCTCGGCGATCCACCCTCGATGGTCGTGAACGCCAACGATCTGCTCTGGGCCTTCGTTAAAAACTACACATTGCCGTAG
- a CDS encoding DUF3108 domain-containing protein, protein MNRFLLIALLLVSTVARAQTDTIRVNARSLNTAAWRDGKRSYAVYFEDSTSRRLSSADIWDRTLRQTTQNGQRQYTFVWDWYRRDSLLAHVTTTGQWPSLAPLTHEAVYAKRGSRSFVFQKDVVTMPDSARHTAKDSAFRVTMQPPAFAFPMDLEILPLLPLRKVGQTFAVPFYEPGSPAAAYYKLSVIGREPLPIVGKVTVDCWLVRIDYAPGSCATFWISDQPREVIKMKEYFRGRYRYKVKLY, encoded by the coding sequence ATGAACCGATTTCTCCTGATTGCCCTGCTACTGGTATCGACCGTGGCCCGTGCCCAAACTGATACCATTCGCGTGAACGCCCGATCGCTCAATACGGCCGCCTGGCGCGATGGCAAGCGCTCGTACGCCGTCTACTTCGAAGACTCGACCAGTCGGCGGTTATCATCGGCCGACATCTGGGACCGCACGCTCCGCCAAACCACGCAAAACGGGCAGCGGCAGTATACGTTTGTCTGGGACTGGTATCGCCGCGACTCGCTGCTGGCACACGTAACTACTACCGGCCAATGGCCATCCCTGGCCCCGCTGACGCATGAGGCCGTGTATGCAAAGCGCGGCAGCCGAAGCTTCGTTTTTCAGAAGGATGTGGTTACCATGCCCGATTCGGCCCGCCACACGGCCAAAGACAGCGCCTTTCGGGTAACGATGCAGCCACCGGCGTTTGCCTTTCCGATGGATCTGGAAATCCTGCCCCTGCTACCGCTACGGAAAGTGGGCCAAACGTTTGCCGTGCCGTTCTATGAGCCGGGTAGCCCCGCCGCGGCCTATTACAAGCTGAGCGTTATCGGGCGCGAGCCGCTACCGATCGTCGGAAAAGTCACGGTCGACTGCTGGCTTGTTCGGATCGACTACGCCCCCGGTTCCTGCGCCACGTTCTGGATCAGTGATCAGCCGCGCGAGGTGATAAAGATGAAGGAATATTTCCGGGGCCGGTACCGCTACAAAGTGAAGCTCTATTGA
- a CDS encoding FG-GAP-like repeat-containing protein, whose translation MLKTVTHSFSLFLLNLIVLPSYLYAQAPTLGTYLDATMINGGGAVITPNGAPTRTSRLNVSTTANFRGTLVGDPATGVVQVMNAQPTGVYSVTVTGLGAGTAKRVFTLTVGRGPVCSEAPMVVTAEDVGVGELASAIALGDVNNDGNLDLLTANILANTVTVRLGDGTGRFTGTTDIAVGAGPSDVQVGDINNDGKLDFLAVNSFGNSVSVRLGDGTGQFRLTQEVSVGVAPQSIALADFNNDGALDFVTANTGNVFSPPFLSVRMGSGFGEFIAYSNASIPGPAHQYPGASHVVVLDINKDGNSDFLASSTTYNRVLVRLGNGVGGFTAIPDVVVGSGRQYRLAVGTLNNDNILDFVAADYDQSVMHVQVGVFGNTFVHANTISVGKDATDVDLGDFMNDGSLDAIACSDSLPQLLLGTGTGSFTPTSLSVAATRSAATALGDVNKDGRLDILTASYEGRVVVRLGSCNTAPVAVANANQSATVGSAFSYTVNAFTDAHTPNSLTYSASISPANGLTFNPTTRVISGIPTASGSSTVTVRATDPGSLSASTAFTITACPGYTATVSSNPACVSQRLTLGVQAASSYRWQGPAGFSSTQQNPPLSLSSTNQSGIYSVTVSSGANCIVTASVNLTVNAPSPDYTALADLYAATNGTGWATRTNWLAGCNPCGWYGVGCDGNGRVTSLVLGNNQLSGSLPASLSTLTSLTTLALDNNQLTGSLPDGLRALTGLTSLSLGGNQFSGTIPVSLTALSNLESLNLERNQLTGSMPANLGTLRKLSYLNLSRNQLTGSLPESLATLPSLTTLILSNNRLSGCIPNSYSALCGKSVNLTQNPDLPGSGDFGAFCATRTGGCSAPVAIVRQPNPSYTLPVGATLTVSISATGDVTGYQWYKNETALAGATSATLTLPSLTTANAGTYKVLVSGLANSVYSNTFTLQVIPTTGTDLYTLKDGAWNDASIWSLNRVPTSADSVAIKHLVDVPANYEAQARQVRYDPGRRLRFNTASRLLLGQR comes from the coding sequence ATGCTAAAAACCGTTACGCATTCGTTCAGTCTGTTTTTGTTGAATCTGATTGTGCTACCCAGCTACCTCTACGCCCAGGCGCCGACATTGGGTACGTATCTAGATGCTACGATGATCAATGGGGGAGGGGCTGTGATTACTCCTAACGGGGCGCCAACCCGTACCAGCAGGCTCAATGTGTCAACGACGGCCAATTTCAGAGGGACGCTAGTGGGCGACCCCGCCACGGGTGTCGTGCAGGTCATGAACGCGCAGCCGACGGGCGTTTATTCGGTAACCGTTACCGGGTTGGGGGCGGGCACCGCTAAACGGGTCTTTACGCTAACGGTGGGGCGTGGGCCTGTCTGCTCAGAGGCGCCCATGGTTGTGACGGCTGAAGACGTAGGGGTTGGCGAGTTGGCATCGGCGATAGCCCTTGGCGACGTAAATAATGACGGTAACCTGGACTTGCTGACCGCCAATATTTTGGCAAACACGGTAACGGTCCGCTTGGGCGATGGAACTGGCCGCTTTACTGGCACCACCGACATCGCTGTAGGGGCGGGCCCCAGTGATGTCCAAGTGGGTGATATCAACAACGACGGGAAGCTGGATTTTCTGGCTGTCAACAGTTTCGGTAACTCTGTTTCGGTTCGGCTGGGCGATGGAACCGGCCAGTTTCGCCTAACCCAGGAAGTAAGCGTTGGTGTTGCCCCTCAGTCCATCGCGTTGGCAGATTTTAATAACGATGGTGCGCTTGATTTTGTCACGGCCAATACGGGCAACGTGTTTAGTCCGCCGTTTTTATCTGTGCGGATGGGAAGTGGTTTCGGCGAATTCATTGCGTATTCAAATGCCTCCATTCCCGGCCCAGCCCACCAGTATCCGGGCGCTAGCCATGTGGTCGTGTTGGATATCAACAAGGATGGCAACAGCGATTTTCTGGCTTCCAGCACAACCTATAACCGGGTGTTGGTTCGGCTGGGAAATGGCGTTGGCGGCTTTACGGCCATTCCCGACGTGGTAGTTGGCAGTGGCAGGCAATATCGGCTTGCCGTAGGTACGCTCAACAATGATAACATCCTTGATTTTGTGGCGGCTGATTACGACCAGTCGGTTATGCATGTGCAGGTGGGGGTTTTTGGCAACACGTTTGTCCATGCCAATACTATTAGTGTAGGCAAAGATGCCACCGATGTGGACCTGGGCGACTTTATGAATGATGGCAGTCTGGACGCCATTGCCTGTAGCGATTCCCTGCCTCAGTTGCTGTTGGGGACGGGAACGGGCTCATTCACCCCAACCTCCCTGTCGGTAGCCGCGACCCGTTCAGCCGCAACGGCGCTCGGCGACGTAAACAAGGATGGTCGCCTCGATATACTTACCGCCAGTTATGAAGGCCGTGTGGTCGTTCGGCTGGGTAGCTGTAACACCGCCCCCGTTGCCGTAGCCAACGCCAACCAGTCGGCCACGGTAGGGAGCGCCTTTTCGTACACCGTCAATGCCTTCACCGACGCGCATACGCCCAACTCGCTGACGTATTCAGCCAGTATCAGTCCGGCTAATGGCTTAACGTTCAACCCCACGACGCGGGTGATTTCGGGAATACCCACCGCGAGCGGTTCTTCCACCGTAACGGTGCGGGCGACTGATCCGGGAAGCCTGTCGGCCAGTACGGCCTTTACCATCACCGCCTGTCCGGGGTATACAGCAACGGTCAGCAGTAACCCGGCCTGCGTGAGTCAGCGCCTGACGCTGGGCGTGCAGGCTGCCAGCAGCTACCGCTGGCAGGGACCCGCGGGCTTTTCGTCGACGCAGCAGAACCCACCCCTCAGCCTCTCCAGTACCAACCAGAGCGGCATCTATTCCGTTACCGTCAGCAGCGGCGCCAACTGCATCGTCACGGCGTCGGTCAACCTGACCGTCAACGCGCCCAGCCCAGACTACACCGCACTGGCCGATTTGTACGCGGCCACAAATGGCACTGGCTGGGCCACGCGCACCAACTGGCTGGCTGGCTGTAACCCCTGCGGCTGGTATGGGGTGGGCTGCGATGGCAATGGCCGGGTAACGTCGTTGGTATTGGGAAATAATCAATTGAGTGGCAGCCTGCCCGCCAGCCTGAGTACCCTGACCAGCTTAACCACGCTCGCCCTGGATAACAATCAGCTGACCGGCAGTCTCCCCGATGGGCTACGTGCTCTGACCGGCCTGACGTCGCTGTCATTGGGCGGCAATCAGTTCTCGGGCACTATACCCGTTAGCCTGACGGCGCTGAGCAACCTGGAATCGCTCAACCTGGAAAGAAACCAGCTGACGGGATCGATGCCAGCGAACCTGGGTACGTTGCGTAAGCTCTCCTACCTGAACCTGAGTAGGAACCAGCTGACGGGTAGCCTGCCGGAAAGTCTGGCCACGCTGCCCAGCCTGACCACGCTCATCCTGAGCAATAATCGCCTGAGCGGCTGTATTCCGAACAGCTACTCGGCCTTGTGCGGAAAATCGGTAAACCTGACGCAGAACCCAGACCTGCCCGGTAGTGGCGATTTTGGTGCTTTCTGTGCCACGAGGACGGGAGGCTGTTCGGCACCCGTGGCCATCGTTCGGCAGCCTAACCCGAGCTATACCTTACCCGTTGGCGCTACACTGACCGTCAGTATTTCGGCCACGGGCGACGTGACGGGCTATCAATGGTATAAGAACGAAACGGCGCTGGCGGGCGCTACCTCAGCAACCCTAACGCTGCCCAGCCTGACAACCGCCAATGCCGGGACGTACAAAGTGCTCGTCAGTGGGCTGGCAAACAGCGTGTATTCGAATACGTTCACGCTGCAAGTCATACCAACGACGGGTACGGATCTGTACACGCTAAAAGATGGTGCCTGGAATGATGCCTCGATCTGGTCGCTCAACCGGGTGCCGACCAGTGCCGATTCGGTGGCGATCAAACACCTTGTAGACGTACCTGCCAATTACGAGGCGCAGGCCAGGCAGGTACGTTACGATCCGGGCCGACGACTCCGCTTCAATACCGCCAGTCGGCTACTGCTGGGTCAACGCTGA
- a CDS encoding tetratricopeptide repeat protein → MGGLLLAGSGQAQIDTLFRYPPDQRLFKLWQRAIWKDVWERKRLTPNDTIRVFAELDRLRDVARQQQDERLYWTADLHKLLVRHNLVDYTGRLSTVLDEAEPHMDQCPVPVVKASYWHMRGMYYFGEQQFDKGFRWLLRAQQAFKQIGYQHIPEINKYLTGLGSRYYAFDEYDTFLRYMEEAFRYPFLSKREELANYNNTAMVYQRLKSYTKAEALFQRVINQAKSYHDSTYVGIASSGLGQTLLLRGQARRALPYLYIGYRLSMNEAAERSAVTALYLAEALLTLDSTAKAKNYIDRSVGIVTPNKGWANYPLTYYQVQTAYFKKTGNYARATLYQDSTLALKDSLRAVFSSQVLANSAIKVNAERYLSELAQIEAEKANAIHVRNIIIMALLCLTAAGVYALNQNRLKRQREKQVQAEQQKRADELLAHATAQLNQYTRHLKEKNELIEKLAAGLEQPYEPVVSAAAGPVMVEHLMQQVILTEADWQQFKRLFEQVHPGFFETLHARFPALTPAEIRLLALSKLAIPSKDMAFVLGVSQESIRKSRYRLRKKLEYLRPDTTLEGLIDSL, encoded by the coding sequence TTGGGCGGATTGCTGTTGGCCGGTTCCGGGCAGGCGCAGATCGACACCCTCTTCCGGTATCCACCCGATCAGCGCCTGTTCAAGCTCTGGCAACGCGCCATCTGGAAAGATGTCTGGGAAAGAAAACGCCTGACGCCCAACGACACCATACGGGTCTTTGCGGAACTGGATCGCCTGCGCGACGTTGCCCGGCAACAACAGGACGAGCGGCTCTACTGGACCGCCGACCTGCACAAACTGCTGGTACGGCACAACCTGGTCGATTATACCGGTCGGTTATCGACGGTGCTGGATGAGGCCGAACCGCACATGGATCAGTGCCCGGTGCCGGTGGTGAAAGCGTCGTACTGGCACATGCGGGGTATGTATTACTTCGGCGAGCAGCAATTCGATAAGGGTTTTCGCTGGCTGTTGCGGGCGCAGCAGGCCTTTAAACAAATCGGCTACCAGCACATCCCCGAAATCAACAAATACCTGACGGGGCTGGGCAGCCGGTACTACGCGTTCGACGAATACGACACCTTCCTGCGCTACATGGAAGAGGCGTTTCGCTACCCATTTTTGTCGAAACGGGAAGAACTGGCCAATTACAACAACACGGCGATGGTGTACCAGCGGCTGAAGAGCTATACAAAAGCCGAAGCTCTTTTCCAACGTGTCATAAACCAAGCAAAAAGCTACCACGATTCGACGTACGTAGGCATCGCCTCGAGCGGGCTGGGGCAGACACTGCTGTTGCGGGGGCAGGCACGGCGCGCCTTACCGTATCTGTACATCGGCTACCGGCTGTCGATGAACGAGGCGGCGGAGCGGTCGGCCGTGACAGCCCTTTATCTGGCAGAGGCCTTACTGACGCTGGATAGCACGGCCAAGGCCAAGAACTACATCGACCGGTCGGTCGGGATTGTGACACCCAACAAAGGCTGGGCCAATTACCCGCTGACCTATTATCAGGTGCAGACCGCTTACTTTAAGAAAACGGGCAACTATGCCCGCGCCACGTTGTATCAGGATTCGACACTCGCGCTCAAAGACTCACTGCGGGCTGTGTTCAGCAGCCAGGTACTGGCTAACTCAGCCATAAAAGTCAACGCCGAGCGGTATCTGTCCGAGCTGGCGCAGATTGAAGCCGAAAAAGCCAACGCAATTCATGTACGGAACATCATCATTATGGCATTGCTGTGCCTGACGGCGGCGGGCGTGTATGCACTCAACCAAAACCGACTCAAACGGCAGCGCGAGAAGCAGGTACAGGCCGAGCAGCAGAAACGGGCCGACGAATTGCTGGCGCATGCCACGGCCCAACTGAACCAGTATACCCGCCACCTGAAAGAAAAGAATGAACTGATCGAAAAACTGGCCGCTGGCCTGGAGCAGCCCTACGAGCCGGTGGTCAGTGCGGCGGCGGGGCCTGTAATGGTCGAGCACCTGATGCAGCAGGTTATCCTGACCGAGGCCGACTGGCAGCAGTTCAAACGGTTATTCGAGCAGGTGCACCCCGGCTTTTTCGAGACGCTGCACGCCCGTTTCCCCGCGCTTACCCCCGCTGAAATCCGGCTGTTGGCCCTGTCGAAGCTGGCCATTCCGTCGAAAGACATGGCCTTTGTGCTGGGCGTAAGTCAGGAGAGCATTCGCAAATCGCGCTATCGCCTGCGTAAAAAGCTCGAGTACCTCCGCCCCGATACTACGCTGGAGGGCCTGATCGATTCGCTGTAG
- a CDS encoding 1-phosphofructokinase family hexose kinase: MIVTLTLNPAVDISMTIDRLVPEHKLHCSQPQYDAGGGGINVSKAIRRLGGQSLALFTVGGASGHTLEALVEAEGIHHQPIRLSGLTRECFVVTETTTNQQYRFGTPGPTLTPDEAADCLAHINRLDPPIDYIPVEYVVASGSLPPGLPTDFYAQLARKAKAHNSRFVLDTAGDPLRAALEEGVFMIKPNLGELARLVNADRLEMDQITEAATQLIRQGSCQVVVVSLGPRGAMLVDAAETLYVQAPPVRKQSTVGAGDSLVGGMVYALAQQRSYADAIQLGVACGTAATMNPGTELFHRADVDRLLNWIRQPYPVESM, encoded by the coding sequence ATGATTGTTACGCTCACGCTCAACCCGGCTGTCGACATCAGCATGACGATTGATCGGCTGGTGCCCGAACATAAGCTGCACTGCTCCCAACCGCAGTACGACGCGGGCGGCGGCGGCATCAACGTCTCTAAAGCCATCCGTCGGCTGGGTGGGCAGTCGCTCGCGCTGTTCACGGTGGGCGGCGCGTCGGGCCACACGCTGGAGGCACTCGTCGAAGCCGAAGGGATTCATCATCAGCCCATTCGCCTGAGTGGCCTCACCCGCGAATGCTTTGTCGTGACCGAAACGACGACCAATCAGCAATACCGGTTCGGCACGCCCGGCCCAACGCTGACGCCCGACGAAGCCGCCGATTGCCTGGCGCACATCAACCGGCTCGACCCCCCGATCGACTACATACCCGTTGAGTACGTAGTGGCAAGTGGAAGCCTGCCACCCGGTTTGCCCACCGACTTCTATGCCCAACTGGCCCGCAAGGCGAAAGCGCACAACAGCCGGTTTGTGCTCGACACGGCGGGCGACCCGCTACGGGCGGCGCTGGAGGAAGGCGTTTTTATGATCAAGCCCAATCTGGGTGAACTGGCCCGGCTGGTCAACGCCGACCGGCTCGAAATGGATCAGATCACCGAAGCCGCTACGCAGCTGATTCGGCAGGGTAGCTGCCAGGTGGTGGTGGTGTCGCTGGGGCCGCGTGGGGCCATGCTGGTGGATGCCGCCGAGACGCTGTACGTGCAGGCACCACCCGTCAGGAAACAGAGTACGGTCGGTGCGGGTGACAGTCTGGTAGGGGGCATGGTCTATGCGCTGGCGCAGCAACGCTCCTATGCCGATGCCATTCAACTGGGTGTTGCCTGCGGTACTGCCGCGACGATGAACCCCGGTACCGAACTGTTTCACCGGGCCGACGTCGACCGCCTGCTGAACTGGATCAGGCAGCCCTACCCGGTCGAATCGATGTAG